A DNA window from Bradyrhizobium barranii subsp. barranii contains the following coding sequences:
- the tnpA gene encoding IS66-like element accessory protein TnpA — translation MADDDQKLRVRLVGRNGRRRYDPASKDRLVAACLERGVSVSRLALEHGVNANLLRKWIKKWTATRSLPPSSPPAFIPVQLERTADRALSRQSSVATVDLPATCDEVRDSESKRTAVFCSPAKVSASLPNGVKLGLECGDVDALTAIIGALSHVQAGR, via the coding sequence ATGGCAGACGATGATCAGAAACTGCGGGTCAGGCTTGTTGGCCGGAATGGGCGCCGGCGATACGACCCCGCATCGAAGGACCGTCTTGTCGCGGCCTGCCTTGAACGTGGGGTTTCGGTATCGAGGCTTGCGCTCGAACATGGGGTCAATGCGAACCTTCTTCGGAAGTGGATCAAGAAGTGGACGGCGACCAGGTCGCTGCCGCCGTCTTCACCACCGGCGTTCATCCCGGTTCAGCTTGAGAGGACTGCCGATCGGGCCCTGTCGCGGCAGAGCAGCGTGGCGACGGTGGATTTGCCGGCTACTTGCGATGAAGTGCGTGATTCGGAATCCAAAAGGACTGCAGTTTTTTGCTCTCCGGCCAAAGTGAGCGCGTCCCTGCCGAACGGCGTGAAGCTCGGGCTGGAATGCGGCGATGTAGATGCATTGACGGCGATCATCGGAGCACTGAGCCATGTTCAGGCTGGGCGGTGA